One window of the Rosa rugosa chromosome 3, drRosRugo1.1, whole genome shotgun sequence genome contains the following:
- the LOC133738133 gene encoding (S)-8-oxocitronellyl enol synthase ISY1-like — MSWWWARAIGAAKKKFDPADAPPKYQGVALVLGVTGLVGNSLAEILPLPDTPGGPWKVYGVARRPRPQWNADHPIQYIQCDLSDSTQTEAELSQLTDVTHIFYVTWASKPTEAENCEANGKMLSNVLNAVIPNGPNLQHICMQTGRKHYLGPFEMLGNVQPHEPPCHEDLPRLNAPNFYYVMEDILFEEVKKKEGLTWSVHRPGLIFGFSPYSLMNAIGTLCVYAAICKHEGQPLRFPGSKGTWEGFWDASDADMVAEHQIWAAVEPYAKNEAFNCINGDVFKWKHLWGILAEQFELVPAGVHEELSFEEMMKDKGPVWDEIVREHGLVPTKLEEVGNWWFLDTMFRWIDSTADSMNKSKEHGFVGFRNPKTSFVSWIDKMKSFRIVP, encoded by the exons ATGAGTTGGTGGTGGGCAAGAGCTATAGGAGCTGCAAAG AAAAAGTTTGATCCCGCCGATGCACCGCCCAAATACCAGGGCGTGGCCCTGGTACTTGGGGTTACCGGACTCGTCGGAAATAGTCTCGCTGAGATTCTTCCACTGCCCGACACTCCCGGCGGGCCGTGGAAGGTCTACGGCGTGGCCCGGCGGCCCCGGCCGCAGTGGAACGCTGACCACCCGATTCAGTACATCCAGTGTGACCTCTCTGACTCTACACAGACCGAGGCAGAGCTCTCCCAGCTCACTGATGTCACTCACATTTTTTATGTCACGTGGGCGAGCAAGCCAACTGAAGCTGAGAACTGTGAGGCTAATGGCAAGATGTTGAGCAATGTGTTGAATGCTGTGATCCCAAACGGGCCGAATTTGCAGCACATATGTATGCAGACGGGTCGGAAGCACTACTTAGGTCCGTTTGAGATGTTGGGGAATGTCCAACCCCATGAACCTCCATGTCACGAAGACCTGCCGAGGCTTAATGCCCCCAATTTTTACTATGTGATGGAGGATATTCTGTTTGAGgaggtgaagaagaaggaggggcTTACATGGTCTGTGCATAGGCCGGGACTCATATTCGGCTTCTCACCTTATAGTTTGATGAATGCGATTGGGACTTTGTGTGTTTATGCTGCGATTTGTAAGCATGAAGGGCAGCCGCTCAGGTTTCCGGGGAGTAAAGGAACTTGGGAAGGATTCTGGGACGCTTCTGATGCGGATATGGTTGCTGAACATCAGATATGGGCAGCTGTGGAGCCTTATGCCAAGAATGAAGCTTTTAATTGCATCAATGGGGATGTGTTCAAGTGGAAGCATTTGTGGGGGATTCTGGCTGAGCAGTTCGAGCTAGTGCCTGCTGGAGTTCACGAGGAGTTGAGTTTTGAGGAGATGATGAAAGATAAAGGGCCAGTGTGGGATGAAATTGTGAGAGAGCATGGTTTGGTGCCTACCAAATTGGAAGAGGTAGGGAATTGGTGGTTTCTGGACACTATGTTTCGGTGGATTGATTCAACTGCGGACAGTATGAACAAGAGCAAAGAGCATGGTTTTGTTGGCTTTCGGAACCCGAAAACTTCCTTTGTTTCTTGGATTGACAAGATGAAGTCTTTTAGAATTGTTCCTTGA
- the LOC133738135 gene encoding uncharacterized protein LOC133738135: protein MSASSLVAEAVWKAIESAGSVTDEQLSMLHFLFGKNLERATRIVDQRGVKRIFGEPSGRSIFQVVGESRRKEEYFCFAEHYCACYSFFYDIVNRGEQLCCKHQLAARLAAALGACIEDKVSDEQLALLLSKL, encoded by the exons ATGAGTGCAAGTAGCTTGGTTGCAGAGGCAGTCTGGAAGGCCATTGAATCAGCTGGTTCAG TGACCGATGAACAGCTTTCCAT GTTGCATTTCTTGTTTGGTAAGAACTTGGAGCGAGCGACTAGGATAGTCGATCAAAGAGGTGTCAAGAGGATTTTCGGTGAGCCCAGTGGACGTTCTATATTTCAG GTTGTAGGAGAATCCCGAAGGAAGGAGGAGTACTTTTGTTTTGCTGAACACTATTGCGCTTGTTATTCATTCTTCTATGACATTGTAAACAGAGGAGAGCAGCTTTGT TGTAAGCATCAGTTGGCTGCAAGACTTGCTGCAGCATTGGGAGCATGCATTGAAGATAAGGTATCTGATGAGCAGTTAGCTCTACTGCTTTCCAAGCTATGA